GCTCAAAGACAAACTGGCTTTTCCGCGGGTCATTTCAGGATGATGACTTTTGCCTGGAGACCAGTAGCGGCGTTGTCTTTGGTGGCCTTATTTTTCTTGGGTAGTACCAGTTTTGTAGCTTTGGCTGCCAGAAAGGCTGTACCTGGTGATAATCTCTTTGTAGTAAAAAGAGCCTGGGAAAAAATAAATGAATATATGGCGGTCGATGCGGCCAGAAAGACAGAGCTGGCAAGCGCAGTTTTGGAGACCAGAGTAGACGACTTGCAGAAAATTTTGGAGCAGGAAACCGTTTTGGTCTCTGCTGGTGAAAAAAACAATGAGAGTATCTTTGTGGCAGTAGATGAGGTAAAAAAACAGATTGAAGATGTAAACGATAAGTTCGTGGCTATGCAGGAAAAAGACAAAGAAAGCGGGAAAAGGATAGTAGAGGCGGCACTTGCTCTAAACGAAAGGATAAGGGGCTACAAACAAGAGATAACCCTAGTGAAAGAAAAAGTAGAAAATACAGAGGCCAATAAAGAATTGGATTTGGTCTTAAATAAGGTAGAAGATATAAATTCCGATGTCTTGGCTTTATTGGTAGACAAGCATAGCAGTGGAGAGGTGAAGTTGGAAGAAAGTGATTTGGCGATGCGGGTAGGAGATCACGTGAAGCAGGTTGAAGATAAACTGGTAGAGGTGTCAGAGGCGGTGGGGTCAGCGGCAGAACAAGACAGCACTATAAAACAGAAGGTTGACGAGGTAAAAGTAGCCATAAAGAAAGCCAACGAAGCACTGAATAATAATGAGTACCGGCTAGCTTTGACTTTTAGTAAAGATTCAAATGCAATTTTGGAATTAATATATGGTTCTATTTATGAAGTAAAAAATGACAGTGAAAAAGAACCAACGACTGGAGAGGTAAAAGGGGTAGAGACTGCGACTACGACAATAGAGATAATGGCCCCGAATGTTTTTGTGCCAAAGGCCACTACGACCGAGACCGAGGAGGAGCCAGAGGTTTACGAGGTGAATATTCTGAGATAATTTTATGGATTATACGGGCGAGAGGGTGGTCTCCGGAAACAGCGAGATGCCGGCAGATATTTATAAAGAGCATCTGGAGCGTTACAGTTTTGCCTTGGATTTTATTAAAAATAAAAAAGTTTTGGATATTGCTTGTGGTACGGGATATGGCAGCAAGCTGATGGCCGAGGCGGGCGCAGAGAAGGTCGTGGGCGGAGACATAGAAGAGGGAGCTATCAGAGAGGCACAGGCATTAAAAAGAATAGACAATTTGGATTTTTTGGTGGTCAACGCGATGAAGATGCCCTTTGCGGAAAAAGAATTTGATATAGTAGTCAGTTTTGAAACGATAGAACATTTAAGTAATCCGGAAAAATTTATCAAAGAAATAGCTAGGGTGCTGAAGTCGGGCGGCTATCTGATCCTTTCTACTCCCAATAGAATAGCAACCAAAAAGATAGGCATAGATAATCCGTTCCATTTGAGAGAGTTTGCCAAAAGAGAGATAGCCCAACTTTTGTCAGATTATTTTGGAAAAATAGAAATATTTGGTCAAAGGCCCCTAAGCAAGATGAACGCCAAGCAAAAAATAATACAAAAAGCGTACTTTTTATATACAAAAATAAAGTGGCTGGAATTTTTAAAAAGATGGTTTAACACTAATACAAGACAGGCCATAGGCAAGGAAATCATCGGGTTGGAAGATAATTTTCATATCAGTGAAATGAAGCCGGGCAGGGAATACTTGTACTATGTGGCGGTGGGGAAGAAGAGGTAAAGCTGGATCCTCGGGTCAAGCCCGAGGATGACAGTGTTTTTTTATAGATAAATCGTTTTTTTAAAAATCCTAGCAATAGGGTTTCGCTTTCTGGGGTTTTTACTCCGGAGAGTATTAACAAGATTCCTATTTCTATTTAAAGGTCGAACTGGCACTGTAAGGTGCTGGGCAAGATAGGAATAAATTAATTTTAAAACTATCGCCCGAGGCGAACCATCTATTGGATGGCGGACCATGGGCCAAATAGTTTTAAATAAATATATATATTTATTATGTTTAAAAAAGGTTTTGTAGGGCTCATGGTGTTTGCCATGATCCTGACAATGGTTGGAGCAGTGACTGTTCCAGCCAGAGCCGCTTCTGATGGTGATTTGATCAAGATGGCTGGTAATTCAGCTGTTTATTACCTCAACGGCGGTAAGAGATATGTTTTCCCTAATCAGAAAACATTCAACACCTGGTATGCTGATTTTTCCAAGGTGGTGACCATTTCTGAATCAGAGATGGTGGGCTATCCTTTGGGCGGCAATGTGACTTATCGCCCAGGTACCAGACTAGTGAAGATCACCACTGTTCCAACAGTGTATGCTGTGGAACCGGGTGGCGCACTACGCTCCATTGTGAGTGAGGCCAACGCCAAATCTTTATGGGGCGACAATTGGAATAAAATGATCGATGATGTACCAGATGCTTTCTTTGTGAATTATTCTGTGGGTGCTGCTCTTACTGAGGGCGTGTATCCAACTGGCACATTGGTAAAGGCCTCTGGTTCTTCAACTGTTTATTATATTGATGGTACAACCAAGAGACCAGTCGCGACCGGCACTGCCTTTGAAGCCAATGGCTTCAGCTGGGCGAATGTTTTGACCGCTTCTAGTCTTTCTGGCTATACCGATGGCACCTCTATCACCGGTAAAGAGACCTTCTCTACCGTGGCTGGTAGTGGCACAACCACTGGTCCAGCTGCTGGAGGTACTGTCACCGTAGCTTTGGCCTCAAGCACTGCCGCTGCTGCGACTATCATTTCTGATACGGCCGAAGGCGCACAGTCAATGGTTCCTTTTGTGACTGTGAATTTTACAGCTCCAGCTGATGGCGCTGTGACTGTTAATACTTTGAAATACAAGAGAACTGGTATTTCTGCTGATACTGATGTGACTGATCTTTATCTCTATGACGGCATGACAAGATTGGCTATGGGTGGTTCTATTTCTTCAGGTGTAGTTACATTTAATAGTGCTAGTGGTTTGTTTACTGTGCCAGCTGGCACAACCAAGGCGGTCACCTTGAAAGTTGATATGACCGAAAATACCAGTGCTGGAAAGACCATGGCTTTCCAGTTGGAATCAGTGACCACCAGCAATAATGCTACAGTGGTTGGTTCTTTGCCTATTTCTGGTAACACTATGACCACTGCTAGCGTGACTGACCTCGGCTATGTGACTATTACCAACGGTGATGTGCCAACATCTGTCGCGACTGTCAACCCAGGGGAAAAAGATTTTGAAGTTTACAAGATTAATTTGCAAGCTTCTGATCAGGATTTGCAGTTGGAATACATGAAGTTGACATTGCTCGGTAGTGTGAACACCAGTGATTTGACCAACCTAAAGTTGACCAAAAGTGGTGTGACCCTAGCTACTGGTAGCATAAACGCTGATAGAGAATTGGTCTTTGACCTGACCGGCTCTCCTTATGTGATCAAGAAGGGTGAAAATCCGACTTTCTCCGTGAGGGGCGATGTGGTCAACGGTTCTACCAGAACATTCCGCTTTAGTGTGGAATATTCTTCAGATCTCGTGGTCAAGGACAATAACTACAAGGTTTATGTGACTCCATACACCAGCACATGGTCAGCCAAGAAATCCAGCTCTTCCAGCAATGTTTATACAATAAACTCTGGTAGTCTGGCGATTTCACTTGACACTACTTCTCCAACCGAGAATGTTGCCTCTGGCGCAACCAATGTCAAATTGGCAACTTTCAAATTTGAAGCTACTGGCGAGGACGTAAAGGTTAATAATCTTGATATCCAGGCTGGCACAGCGAGTGGCATTGAAGGCGGTTTGGATAATGGTAAAATTTATTTGAATGGAGTTCAGGTTGGGACTACAAAAGACTTGACCGAAGCCACCAGTGTGAATTTCACATTTGGTTCCAGCTTTATTGTATCTGGCGGGACCTCGGCTTTGGTTGATGTCTATGCTGACATAAAAACAACAACCTCGACCACCATCTCAGCTGGCACAGTCCAGATATCTTTGGTGGCCGGTTCTGGCAATGCCCAGGGCGTGAGCTCCCTCGAGTCTATCAGTACCACTGCACAAGACGGCACAGCTTTGACTGTTAGCGCTGGTTCTTTGACCTTGATAAAATATCAAGCTTATGGCGATCAAAACATCGTCAAGCCAGCCACTCAAGCAAAAGTCGCTTCTTTTGTAGTGTCTGCTGGTGCTTACGAGGGCGTGAATGTTGATACTATCAATATTTCACAGGCTACATCTGGCGTAATGCAAAATGTCAAATTGATGAGTGGTAGCACTCAAATTGGTTCAACCAAGGTGACGTTGACTTCCACTAGTGCTACTGAAAATGTATTTTCAGTATCCAATTTGAATCTAGCGGCCAATGAGTCTAAAGTGATTGACGTTTATGCTGATATCAAATCAAGCACGGGCGCACCATCTATTGCCATAGTGGTTGATTTGGCTGGCACTACAGCTATCACCTCTACTGCGACCACAGCTTCTGATGTAACTATGCAGACCATGACTATATCTACGGGCTCTATCACCTCTGCTGACGGTGGCAAGCCAACATCTGATTTGGTCATCGCTGGTACAACCGTGACTTCCAATAAAGTGAAGTTTACAGCTACCAATGAGGCCTTTACCGTGACCAAGGTGAGAATCTGGGAACAGACATCTGGCAACTATGATTCTATTGGTAAGGTTATCCTCGAATATAAGGACAAGAGCGGTAATACCGTAACCAAAGAAGGATATCTCAATGCTAGCGGTATTATGGATTTCACTGGGCTCAATATGTACGTAGCCAAGGATAGCGATGCGATTTTGACCGTTAAGGCCGAAGTCCCAACAGTCGCTTCTGGCGCCGACTCTGGTGATACTATTGGTCTCGACTTTGACAAAGATAACAACTTCTCAGCTTTGGGCGAGGCTTCAAATACAACTGATACTACCCCAGGCGCTGATGTTGATGCCAACAATATGATTGTCAGAAAGACCAAGCCGACCTTGAGCTCTGTGGCTATGTCTAGCTCAATCTTGCAAAATGGCACTAGCAAGACCATTGGTAAATTCAACGTGACGGCTGATGCCGCTGGCGCGCTATATGTTAAAGAATTTAACTTTAGCTTGGCTACCGGTTCTGCTGTAAATGTTGTTGATGTTAAAATGTATAAGGAAGGTGTCACTGAAATGAATGCAACTGCCGTTGATACAGTAGGTGGTTCAGTGAGTATCGTCTTGGATACAGAAGAGCAGATCCCGGCTGGCTCTACCGTGATGTTCGAATTGAAAGGCACGGTTTCCGGTGCTGCTTCTGGCCAATCCTTGGCGGTTTCTATCAAAGAATCAGCCTTGTCTTCGGAAGACCAATATGCAACAGCCACCAATTATACAGATTTAGCTTTGTATGAAACTGGTGGTTTGCTGTGGTCTGATGGCTCGGTGTCTCCCCATGTTGTTACTACATCCAGATCATACTCTGGTTGCAAATATGTGAAGACCTTGCCGCTTGATTTGGGTACTCTCTCATTATAAGTTTAAATAGTGGTAATATTATTTGAATTTTGAGAGGAACCAGACAACGGTTGGTTCTGAACATAAAACAGCCCCGTCCCGATTTTATATCGGGGCGGGGTTTGTTATTTTATTTACGAATATGCCAGCCTCGCCTAGCGACGACTCTAGGCGAACAAATCAATTACGAATATACAAATAAATGCCGGTCATTGCGAGGAGGAGAGCGTGGAGCTGAATACTAAAAATTAATGAGATTGCTTCGTCGTCACGCTTTGGGCGTGACTCTTCACAATGACAGGGAGAGCCAGTAGGGATGTCGGCCAAAGTTTGTCAAAGGAGTGTTTTTTTGATATATTTATCTTATTAATATTAATGATTTGTTTTATGTTAGGAGCAGAAAATAATATAGAAAAGACAAACCAAAATCAAAATAAAGATTTAGTGATTAAGGGAGACAAAGGCAAGAGGGGATTGTGGACAATGATTATTGTTTTGGCTGTGGTAGCCGGGTTGGCGGCTTTTAACATATTCCAAGATAAAATAAGTAAGGAAGAAAAAAAAGATGCGTTCCCAGTGACCCTGGAGCAGTTGAAAGATGATTTTGAAAACAGTAATAAAAAATTGAAATCTGAAGTGGTGCCACCGGCAGAATATGTGAGGAGATTTGACGAGCCCCTGAAATTATCTCTCTCGGCTGTAGAGAGCGGTGTGCCTTCGCAACCGGGTTACGTGGATTTGAGTGAGGATTATCTAAATATTGCTTCGGTTTATTCGATACTCGGTGATTATGAAAGAGCGGAAGAGTGGTACTATAAAACATTGGAAAAATATCCGGAGAACTATAAGGCACACTTGAACTTGGCTGATTTGTATATTTTAATGGAGCAAAGAGAGTCAGCGGCTATAAAGTTTTATGAGACAGCAATTTTATACCCACAGGATAGTAGGGTATATATCAAGATGGCTGATTTTTATTATAAATATTCTTCGGCTCCCGATAGAATTATTAAAGCCGCTGCGATTTATGAGCAGGGAATAAAAAAGGCAGAAGATCCAAAGATTATTTTTAGCGAGTATGCTTTTTTTCTGGAAAATTATATGAAAAATTATAAAAAGGCACTAGAGATGCAACAAAATTATCAGCTGACAAGTGGGGAGATTGATCAGGAAGAGATCGGCAGGTTGAAGGCGTTAATTGATAAAAATAAATAACGACAAATATGACTGGACAAGACAAATTGTGCAAAAGTTTAAAGGTTGGTGCGGGTTTGGCACTGTTGGCGCCTTTGGTTTACAACATTAATTTTATCTTCCCTTTTATTTTTCTGAGGAATATATTTTTTCGCGGGTTGGTTTTGATATTATTATTTATTTTTGTTTTGTATGTTTTTGAGAGCGGCAGGTGGCGGGGCAGAGGGAATCATATTTTGTATAGTTGGCTTTTGCTTTTGCTGGTTTTGCTTTTGGCAACGGTTTTGGGGGTCGACCCGAGCAATAGCTTCTGGGGCGGCTGGGAAAGAATGGATGGTTTGTTAAATTATTTATTTTTGGGGGTTTATTTTCTTATTTTGGTGAATATTTTTACTACTAAAAGTGATTGGATTTGGTTGATGCGTTTTGCAATTTTGGTGGCGTTGGTGGTCTGCATGGCAGGATTTTTTAGAGCCGGCTTGGCCATGGCTGATAATGCTTGGAGCTACTTGGGCAACAGCGCTTTTTTGGGTTATTATTTATTGTTAAATTTGGGATTATTGGCAATAGTTGCAACATTGGACAAGAGTGGGTGGCGATGGGCATATGGAGCTTGTGGGCTGATATTTTTGTTGGTTTTATTTGGAGCGGCTAGCCGGGCGCCAATTTTGGGTTTGTTTTTTGGCGGTTTAATTTTTGTTATTTTGGGATTTAAAAATTTTTCTAAACGCTGGAAACTGATATTGGGCTGTTTGATTTTGTTGGCGGTCGTTTTTGGTTCCTTGGCAATTATTTACAAAGATACAAAAGCGGTGGCCAAAATAAAATTTGTCGATCGCCTAGCCCATATTTCCAGTACAGATCCGACTACCAACAATAGATTGCTTGTTTGGGGGAGCGCTTGGCAGGCTTTTTTAGAAAGACCAATTTTGGGTTATGGCCCCGAAAATATACCCATAGGGGTAGACAAGCACTATAATCCTTTAATCACAGAGCAGTGGTTTGATCGAACGCACAATTTTGCTCTTGATTATTTGTTATTTGCTGGTGTATTTGGATTTTTGGCATATTCGTTTTTTGTCGGCAAGGGGTTTTATTATACTTATAAGATAGCGGAAAAAGAGCCGACTTTGGGCCACATACTTAGCGCGATTTTGGCGGCGATTATTTTTACCCTATTGTTTGTTTTCGACACCCTGAATAGTTGGGTTATTATTATGGTGGTCTTTGTTTTTATTTCTTGGGCAAAGAATTATTATGGTCCCGAAGAAGGAGACGGAAATATGGGGAAAATCTCACCCAAAATGTATTATCCGGTTTTAGTCGTAGTGCTTTTGGTAATAGCATTATTATCAAATGAATCTCTTATAAGGCCAGTGCGCGCCAATTTGTTGGCGGGGCAGGCTTATCGTTATTCGCAATCTGATCCGCCTAAGTCCGTCGCTCTTTATGACCAGATTTTTGAAATAAATACTTTTGGGGAGCGGGAGGTGTGTATGGCCCTGCTCCAGTATGCGACTACGGCGATCAATGCGCCGGAAGCTGACGAGGTCGCGAAAAAATTGGTTTTTGAAAAGGCAGAAGAAAAAGCTCTAGAATATCTAGAGAAGAGGCCAAAGAGTATGCAGGTGAGATTGGGGTTGGCCCAAGTGTATTTGCGCTATGCCAGCTACAATGTTTTTTATTTGGATAAAGCAATTGATCTTTTGGTTAATAATATTGATGATTCGCCGGGGAGGGTGAATATTTATTTTGTGATAGCCTCGGCATACAACAGCAAGGGAGAAAATGACAAGGCTATAGAATATCTAGAAAGAGCATATGAAATAACTAAAGGGGTAAAATCGGTGTATGTGAACCTGATGAATCTATACGCCCAAAAGGGCGAGACAGCAAAGGTTGATGAGCTGATAAAAATTTATGTGGAGCGCTTTGGGGGCTCGCTTGGGGCTGAGGATTATCGGGTACTGGCAGAGTATTATTTTAAAATTAATATGATTGACGCTTCAAAGAGGATGTTATTAGAGCGCGCAATCCCGGCTGATCCTGGTAGCTGGCGGGCGTATGTATCATACGCGTCTATCCTAGAGTCAGAAGGAAAAATAGGTGAGGCGATTGAGTATTTGAAAGGGGTGCTGGCAGGACATCCTGATTTTTCCGAGGTGCTTGGCGAGTACATAACCTATTTAGAATCAATTAAAAAATAATTAATAAATAAAATATAAAGATATGAAGAAGATTGTTTTTTGGGTTATTTTTGGTTTAGTATTGCTTTCGCTACCCATTGAGTCTAGTCTGGCTGTATATAATGCGGTTCAATGGTCTGACAGTACCCGCCTGTCTTTCCCCGGGGTGGCAAAAGTAGCTGGCGAGGCAAAGGGCATCAGTATAGATGTTTATGCTGATACTTTTTTGGAATATTATTATCTTGATGTGGCCAGCTTGCGTTTGCAGATGAGAAGCGGGTCAAAAGTATATCTGGAGTCACTTGACAGAAAACTTTTTAATGTCCCCACGGGTTATCCAGACACGGAGTGCCTTGATGGCTATTCTCGCTTTTCTTATGAGGCGACAGCGGCTGGGCTGACTGATTTTACCATTACCTTTACTGATGGCGGCAATTGCCCAGAAACGGCGAAAACCGAGGAACCGGCTACGCCAAAGGTGGAGCAGATTGATGTGACAAATTTAGATAAAATAGCGACTGATGGTTTGACCAAAAAATTGGGTCAAAACAGCAAGACACATTTTGTTTACGATAATATAATAGAAACAGTAGATATTTTAAGCGTTAGCATGAACGAAGTGAAAGTGGGTTTATCTACTCCGGCCAAGGAATTTAATTTAATAATAAATAAAGAAAAAATTGTGGATACAGATGCTGATGGTTGGAATGATTTGAGCTTAACCCTTAAAAGCACGGATGGCGGGGAGGCTGAGTTGGTAATAAAAAAGAAAGAGCCAGTTAAAGTAGTTGGTATTAATCCAGGAGATTTGGTAAAAGTGGCTGATGGCACGACGGTTTATTATGTTGGTGCTGACAGTAAATTGTATATATTTCCCAATGAAAAAGTGTATTACACTTGGTACCAAGATTTTAGTACAGTCAAAATTATCAGCTCTAGCGATTTGGGTAGATATGGTTGGGGTGGACTGGCAACTTATCGACCAGGAGCAAAAATGATCAAGTTTAGTATTAGTCCAGCAGTTTATGTAGTTGATAAGGGCGGAGTACTGCATAAATTAAAAGATGAAAATATGGCCAGGGAGATGTATGGAGATGAGTGGAATAAAAAAATAGATGATATTAATGAGGCCTTTATGTTTAGTTATGTTTTTGGTGATGATTTAATGACGATTAGTGAATTTAATCCGG
The Candidatus Kuenenbacteria bacterium genome window above contains:
- a CDS encoding class I SAM-dependent methyltransferase gives rise to the protein MDYTGERVVSGNSEMPADIYKEHLERYSFALDFIKNKKVLDIACGTGYGSKLMAEAGAEKVVGGDIEEGAIREAQALKRIDNLDFLVVNAMKMPFAEKEFDIVVSFETIEHLSNPEKFIKEIARVLKSGGYLILSTPNRIATKKIGIDNPFHLREFAKREIAQLLSDYFGKIEIFGQRPLSKMNAKQKIIQKAYFLYTKIKWLEFLKRWFNTNTRQAIGKEIIGLEDNFHISEMKPGREYLYYVAVGKKR
- a CDS encoding tetratricopeptide repeat protein, translated to MTGQDKLCKSLKVGAGLALLAPLVYNINFIFPFIFLRNIFFRGLVLILLFIFVLYVFESGRWRGRGNHILYSWLLLLLVLLLATVLGVDPSNSFWGGWERMDGLLNYLFLGVYFLILVNIFTTKSDWIWLMRFAILVALVVCMAGFFRAGLAMADNAWSYLGNSAFLGYYLLLNLGLLAIVATLDKSGWRWAYGACGLIFLLVLFGAASRAPILGLFFGGLIFVILGFKNFSKRWKLILGCLILLAVVFGSLAIIYKDTKAVAKIKFVDRLAHISSTDPTTNNRLLVWGSAWQAFLERPILGYGPENIPIGVDKHYNPLITEQWFDRTHNFALDYLLFAGVFGFLAYSFFVGKGFYYTYKIAEKEPTLGHILSAILAAIIFTLLFVFDTLNSWVIIMVVFVFISWAKNYYGPEEGDGNMGKISPKMYYPVLVVVLLVIALLSNESLIRPVRANLLAGQAYRYSQSDPPKSVALYDQIFEINTFGEREVCMALLQYATTAINAPEADEVAKKLVFEKAEEKALEYLEKRPKSMQVRLGLAQVYLRYASYNVFYLDKAIDLLVNNIDDSPGRVNIYFVIASAYNSKGENDKAIEYLERAYEITKGVKSVYVNLMNLYAQKGETAKVDELIKIYVERFGGSLGAEDYRVLAEYYFKINMIDASKRMLLERAIPADPGSWRAYVSYASILESEGKIGEAIEYLKGVLAGHPDFSEVLGEYITYLESIKK